The Candidatus Poribacteria bacterium sequence CTCCGCACTCGGTGCAATGTCGCGCCAGATACACGTTGCAGCAGCGATTTCCTTGACTGCCGGTGTAAACGATTCAATCACGAGCCATCTATCGTAGTTCACCTCGGCGAGTGCGCCGAAGACACCGTCCCAATCTACCAGTCCCGTGCCTGGCGTGCCACGGTCATTTTCACAGCAGTGAACGTGATGTAAGAAATCGCCGGTCGCGATAATCGCATCTGCTTGATTTTTTTCTTCGATGTTCATGTGGAAGGTGTCCAGATGCACCTTGAAATATGGACTGTCCACGGCTTCACACAGTTTAACGGCATCTGCAGCGATATTGATGAAATAGGTTTCAAATCGGTTGAGCGGTTCACTGGCGAGCGTAACACCACATTTTCCAGCGAATTCGCACACATCTTGCAAACCTTCAACACACCATTCCCACTCCTGTTCGTTTCTGCCGCGTCCAACGAGTGTGCCGACGGCACTATACATCGGTCCAACGAGCGTATCCGCCCCCAATTCGGCGACAATTTCACAGCACCGCTTGAGATAGGTTCTTCCGTTTTCACGAATCACAGGATCTTCGTCGATTGGATTCCTGTCTCCT is a genomic window containing:
- a CDS encoding sugar phosphate isomerase/epimerase — translated: MPKFGVNLLLWADKFDRETADLIPKVAEMGFDGVEIPIFDPDTVDIPYTQGLLKDTGLDPIGCNIMAGDRNPIDEDPVIRENGRTYLKRCCEIVAELGADTLVGPMYSAVGTLVGRGRNEQEWEWCVEGLQDVCEFAGKCGVTLASEPLNRFETYFINIAADAVKLCEAVDSPYFKVHLDTFHMNIEEKNQADAIIATGDFLHHVHCCENDRGTPGTGLVDWDGVFGALAEVNYDRWLVIESFTPAVKEIAAATCIWRDIAPSAESLAIDGLAFLKQKAAQYL